A window of the Bradyrhizobium ottawaense genome harbors these coding sequences:
- a CDS encoding ABC transporter permease: MSAIVIVQSRPARRWLPAFRHLATLLGAVIIGAAVLVAIFAPYLTPHDPFAQDLNQRLIPPVWMEGSQPTHLLGTDQIGRDYLSRLIYGTRISMLIGMLTVITSGVIGITLGIIGGFYGGRTDDVVMFLITCRLSIPLILVALTVVALVGSSLAVVILTLGLLLWDRFAVVARTTAMQVRNLDYIAAAQAAGASRLHILLREVLPNIANHLVVVATLEMALAILLEAALSFLGLGVPPPLPSWGLMIAEAKEYMFFSPWVIMTPGVALFVLVLGINLLGDGLRDLLGADMRR; the protein is encoded by the coding sequence ATGAGTGCCATTGTAATTGTCCAATCCCGGCCGGCCCGGCGGTGGTTACCTGCATTTCGTCACCTCGCCACGCTGCTGGGCGCAGTGATCATAGGGGCCGCAGTGCTGGTCGCGATCTTCGCACCCTATCTGACGCCGCATGATCCATTCGCTCAGGATCTCAACCAGCGCCTCATTCCTCCGGTTTGGATGGAGGGCAGCCAGCCGACGCATCTATTGGGCACGGATCAGATCGGCCGCGATTACCTGTCACGCCTGATCTACGGCACGCGCATTTCCATGCTGATCGGCATGCTGACCGTCATCACATCCGGCGTCATTGGTATCACGCTGGGAATCATCGGCGGGTTCTATGGCGGGCGCACCGACGACGTCGTGATGTTCCTGATCACCTGCCGCCTGTCGATCCCGCTGATCCTGGTGGCGTTGACGGTGGTGGCGCTGGTTGGCAGTTCGCTTGCGGTGGTGATTCTGACGCTCGGGCTGTTGCTGTGGGACCGGTTCGCCGTGGTGGCGCGTACCACCGCGATGCAGGTACGCAACCTCGATTACATCGCCGCAGCCCAGGCTGCCGGTGCATCGCGCCTGCATATTCTGCTGCGCGAGGTGCTTCCCAATATCGCCAATCATTTGGTGGTGGTGGCAACGCTGGAAATGGCGCTGGCGATCCTGCTTGAAGCGGCTCTGTCATTTCTCGGACTGGGCGTGCCGCCGCCCTTGCCGAGCTGGGGGCTGATGATCGCCGAAGCCAAGGAATACATGTTCTTCAGCCCGTGGGTGATCATGACCCCCGGGGTCGCGCTGTTCGTGCTGGTGCTCGGCATCAACCTGCTGGGCGACGGGCTGCGCGACTTGCTCGGGGCGGATATGCGGCGATGA
- a CDS encoding ABC transporter ATP-binding protein, which yields MTPVVPDPVLSVANLRVSFGQTEAARGVTLAVARGETHCLVGESGCGKSVTALSVMNLLPRGIARTADHLRFQGQDLLGMSERQTARLRGDKMAMIFQEPMTSLNPAYTIGSQMSEVFERHRGATRRQAMDRAAELLARVGITAPGMRLGQYPHQLSGGLRQRVMIAMALMCDPELLIADEPTTALDVTVQAQILRLLQKLQQELGLALLLITHDLGVVARMAQRVSVMYAGEVVETGTVAEVFAAPTHPYTRGLLDCIPVPGMTRAGEPLGNIPGVVPRIAPGFIGCGFRDRCTLAMPECAQTMPLRNAGGDHFYLCRLPPDWKRAAAA from the coding sequence ATGACACCCGTCGTACCGGACCCGGTTCTCAGCGTCGCCAATCTGCGTGTCTCCTTCGGGCAGACCGAAGCCGCGCGGGGCGTGACGTTGGCGGTGGCGCGCGGCGAAACGCATTGCCTGGTCGGCGAGTCCGGCTGCGGCAAATCCGTTACCGCGCTATCGGTGATGAACCTGCTGCCGCGCGGGATCGCCCGCACCGCCGATCACCTTCGCTTTCAGGGGCAGGATCTGCTGGGCATGTCGGAGCGGCAGACCGCACGGCTGCGCGGCGACAAGATGGCGATGATCTTCCAGGAACCGATGACGAGCCTGAACCCGGCCTATACGATCGGATCGCAGATGTCCGAGGTGTTCGAACGCCATCGTGGGGCGACACGGCGGCAGGCCATGGACAGGGCGGCCGAGTTGCTGGCGCGCGTGGGCATTACCGCTCCGGGGATGCGCCTCGGGCAATATCCCCATCAGCTCTCCGGCGGTCTGCGCCAGCGGGTGATGATCGCCATGGCGCTGATGTGCGATCCGGAGTTGCTGATCGCCGACGAACCGACAACGGCTCTCGATGTGACGGTACAAGCGCAGATCCTGCGGCTGCTGCAGAAGCTGCAGCAGGAGTTGGGATTGGCATTGCTGTTGATCACGCATGATCTCGGCGTGGTGGCGCGGATGGCGCAGCGAGTCTCGGTGATGTATGCGGGCGAGGTGGTCGAAACCGGTACGGTGGCCGAGGTGTTCGCAGCACCCACGCACCCCTACACGCGCGGGCTATTGGACTGCATTCCCGTGCCCGGCATGACGCGGGCGGGCGAGCCCCTGGGCAACATTCCGGGCGTGGTACCGCGCATAGCGCCGGGCTTCATCGGTTGCGGGTTTCGCGACCGCTGTACTTTGGCCATGCCGGAATGTGCCCAGACCATGCCGTTGCGCAATGCCGGCGGCGATCATTTCTATCTCTGCCGGCTGCCGCCGGATTGGAAGCGAGCTGCCGCCGCATGA
- a CDS encoding amidohydrolase family protein translates to MTSDLNHFDLFLTGALFSRQTRTSPRSVTVRRVTVNLAAHAVDTCSDGFLREISELASRHSLVVTTHLAQSIVEVDRVRERTGKTSTEVLEDVGLLNSRLMGGHCIYLTDSDIARMARSGAHVVHIPKCNASSGRFAPTPKLKRAGINIALATDTQHGDMVELMRWALVTARVQTGGVDDEWQPHHVFHMATLGGANALGIAASVGSIEVGKCADLVVFDFQRPHLTPQVNPLGNLVHTGHGRDVAMVLVDGEILVKDGRPTRVDMDVICREAEKAAREVWGDAGRQYWAG, encoded by the coding sequence TTGACTTCCGATTTGAATCACTTCGACCTTTTCCTCACGGGGGCACTATTCTCACGGCAAACCCGGACCAGCCCGAGATCCGTGACGGTTCGACGGGTCACGGTGAATTTGGCGGCACATGCCGTAGACACGTGCTCTGACGGTTTTCTTCGCGAGATCTCCGAATTGGCAAGCCGCCACTCCCTGGTCGTCACCACGCATTTGGCACAGAGCATCGTCGAGGTGGATCGGGTTCGTGAGCGTACCGGCAAGACTTCGACGGAGGTACTCGAAGACGTCGGGCTACTGAATTCCCGCCTGATGGGTGGGCATTGCATCTATCTGACCGACTCCGACATTGCCCGGATGGCGCGGAGCGGTGCTCACGTCGTACATATCCCGAAATGCAACGCTTCTTCCGGCCGGTTTGCCCCGACCCCGAAGTTAAAGCGAGCCGGAATCAATATTGCGCTGGCTACCGATACACAGCACGGCGACATGGTGGAGCTCATGCGCTGGGCCCTTGTGACCGCGCGCGTGCAAACCGGGGGCGTGGACGATGAATGGCAACCGCATCACGTCTTCCACATGGCGACGCTCGGTGGAGCCAATGCGCTCGGCATAGCCGCCTCGGTCGGCAGCATTGAAGTCGGAAAGTGCGCCGACCTCGTCGTATTTGATTTTCAGCGGCCCCACTTGACGCCTCAGGTCAACCCGCTTGGCAACTTGGTGCACACAGGCCACGGACGAGATGTCGCGATGGTGCTGGTCGATGGCGAAATCTTGGTCAAGGACGGGCGGCCCACGCGCGTCGACATGGATGTCATCTGCCGCGAGGCCGAGAAAGCCGCGCGCGAGGTTTGGGGCGATGCAGGCCGTCAGTACTGGGCGGGGTGA
- a CDS encoding ABC transporter substrate-binding protein has protein sequence MRTDIWRRGALLAACMTLAMAAPALAQKSADTLRITWRDAIPDVDPYYNSQRTGMVVAFHAFDCLVYRDPVTMEIKPALATSWKQVDATTIDFTLREDVTFQNGDPFTADDVVYTINDIVHDKQVAIPAYYISYAGAEKIDDFHVRLKLTGVSPAVMEYLAMVTPIWPKAYREKIGADAYARAPIGTGPYKITKVDGTTEIDMERYDGYYAGSPKGRPAIRYIKIHEVPDATTELTELLGGKADWIWGYNADQFANIARMPNLEAVRFGTMRVHFMTVDAAGRSGADNPLTKLKVRQAVISAIDRGTMAKQLIQGNSQVIDTPCFPSQFGCDIAAAVKYPYDPTKAKQLLTEAGYPNGFDTELVSYATPQVGAAVQNYLKAVGINMRIQQLQIGAAIQLAEAGKAPLYSGSWGSNSVNDTSAFMPYWLGGGLNDYARDADVQKLLKQAGASIDPEERRKAFGEAIHLATERVDFVPLFSDVRYVAFSKQLNFQGFPDDVPRFYLSTWK, from the coding sequence ATGCGAACCGATATCTGGCGCCGCGGCGCTCTCCTGGCCGCCTGCATGACATTGGCAATGGCGGCCCCGGCGCTTGCGCAAAAATCGGCTGACACGCTGCGCATCACCTGGCGCGACGCCATTCCCGATGTCGACCCGTACTATAATTCGCAGCGCACCGGCATGGTCGTGGCCTTCCACGCTTTCGATTGTCTGGTGTATCGCGATCCCGTCACCATGGAGATAAAGCCTGCTTTGGCCACGTCGTGGAAGCAGGTCGATGCCACCACGATCGACTTCACCTTGCGCGAGGACGTGACGTTCCAGAACGGCGACCCGTTTACCGCCGACGACGTGGTTTACACGATCAACGACATCGTCCACGACAAGCAGGTGGCCATCCCCGCCTACTACATCTCCTACGCCGGCGCGGAGAAGATCGACGACTTTCACGTCCGCCTGAAGCTGACCGGAGTGTCTCCGGCCGTGATGGAATATCTGGCGATGGTCACGCCGATCTGGCCGAAAGCCTATCGCGAGAAAATCGGTGCCGATGCCTACGCCCGTGCCCCGATCGGCACCGGCCCCTACAAGATCACCAAGGTCGACGGCACCACCGAGATCGATATGGAGCGGTATGACGGCTACTACGCCGGCAGCCCCAAGGGCCGGCCTGCCATCCGCTATATCAAGATCCACGAAGTGCCCGACGCAACCACCGAGCTGACCGAACTGCTCGGCGGAAAAGCCGACTGGATCTGGGGCTATAATGCCGATCAGTTCGCGAATATCGCGCGGATGCCAAATCTGGAGGCGGTGCGGTTCGGCACCATGCGGGTCCATTTCATGACCGTCGACGCCGCCGGCCGTTCCGGCGCCGACAATCCGCTGACCAAGCTGAAGGTGCGACAGGCGGTCATCTCGGCCATCGACCGCGGCACGATGGCCAAGCAGCTGATCCAGGGCAATTCGCAGGTCATCGACACGCCGTGTTTTCCGAGCCAGTTCGGCTGTGACATAGCGGCGGCCGTGAAATATCCATACGACCCGACCAAGGCCAAGCAGCTTCTAACCGAGGCCGGTTATCCCAACGGCTTCGATACCGAACTCGTGTCCTATGCAACACCGCAGGTTGGCGCTGCCGTGCAGAACTATCTCAAGGCTGTCGGCATCAACATGCGGATCCAGCAGCTCCAGATCGGCGCTGCCATCCAGCTGGCGGAAGCCGGCAAGGCGCCGTTGTATTCGGGGAGTTGGGGCAGCAATTCCGTCAACGATACCTCGGCGTTCATGCCCTATTGGCTCGGCGGCGGATTGAACGACTACGCGCGCGATGCCGATGTGCAAAAGCTGTTGAAACAGGCCGGAGCCAGCATCGATCCGGAGGAGCGTCGCAAGGCCTTTGGCGAGGCGATCCACCTCGCCACGGAACGCGTTGATTTCGTGCCGCTGTTCAGCGACGTCCGCTACGTCGCATTTTCAAAGCAGTTGAATTTCCAGGGCTTCCCGGACGATGTGCCGCGTTTCTATCTGTCGACCTGGAAATAG
- a CDS encoding GntR family transcriptional regulator → MTETATRTRVRPRFKSARLKLSVIPPKQALQRHSLHDQLVAKLREMILNSELRPGTALPEKMLCERFGVSRTPLREAFKVLASEGLIELRPHRTPQITLIDPDEITAVFEVMVALEQLVGLRSASLATPKEIAAIDAMHATLVALHRDGSRAAYFSMNQQIHAEIARLAGNPVLQTIWAALTAKIVRARSLANFDAKRWDESINEHEHFMALLRAGEAEGFADALSEHMRRTGSAVCTMLTALREER, encoded by the coding sequence ATGACCGAAACGGCAACGCGGACCCGCGTCCGTCCGCGCTTCAAGTCGGCGCGGCTGAAGCTGTCAGTAATCCCGCCGAAGCAAGCCCTGCAACGACACTCCCTGCATGACCAATTGGTGGCGAAGCTCCGCGAGATGATCCTGAACAGCGAACTGCGCCCGGGCACAGCACTGCCTGAAAAAATGTTGTGCGAGCGCTTCGGCGTATCCCGTACGCCGCTTCGCGAAGCCTTCAAGGTTCTGGCGTCGGAGGGACTGATCGAGCTGCGCCCGCACCGCACGCCTCAGATCACGCTGATTGATCCCGACGAAATCACGGCGGTGTTCGAAGTCATGGTGGCGCTAGAGCAACTGGTCGGACTTCGTTCCGCGAGCCTCGCGACACCAAAAGAGATCGCGGCAATCGACGCGATGCATGCAACACTTGTGGCGCTCCATCGCGACGGTTCACGCGCCGCTTATTTCAGCATGAACCAGCAAATCCATGCGGAAATCGCCCGGCTGGCCGGCAATCCGGTGCTACAAACGATATGGGCGGCTCTGACAGCCAAAATCGTGCGGGCCAGGTCGCTTGCCAACTTCGATGCCAAGCGGTGGGACGAGTCGATCAACGAGCACGAACATTTCATGGCGCTGTTGCGTGCGGGCGAAGCTGAAGGCTTCGCGGACGCGCTCAGCGAGCACATGCGCCGGACCGGCTCCGCCGTGTGTACCATGCTGACGGCGCTCCGCGAGGAACGATGA
- a CDS encoding serine hydrolase domain-containing protein — MTSRSSLYGPAAYYPDATWQHRTPSESGVRPDLLKQAIDFAVAGETKAPRDLVMNHYQTFGSEPFGYAIGPIRERGDPTGIIIHNGYIVAEWGEPLRVDMTHSVTKSLLSSVVGIAVERGMIRSVDDAVREYVAPIQLYAPPSTTNKSDRLTTPDLLLPFESPHNRTITWDNLLRQTSDWEGTLWGKPDWADRPDENPAQWTTRPRNRPGTVYKYNDVRTNVLALAALNVWRRPLPQVLKETIMDPIGASNSWRWFGYENSWVVLDGSLMQSVTGGGHWGGGMYINAYDMARFGYLTLRRGKWKDRQLLSEQWIDQARTPTRPEPIYGYMNWFLNTDRKRWPSAPATAFAHSGNGTNLVYVDPEHDLVAVVRWIDGEAIDGFLKRLLAAIDHR; from the coding sequence ATGACTTCTCGTTCCAGCCTGTATGGACCAGCGGCCTATTACCCCGATGCAACGTGGCAGCACCGGACGCCTTCAGAATCGGGCGTCCGTCCCGACCTCCTGAAGCAGGCGATCGATTTTGCAGTCGCCGGGGAGACGAAGGCACCCCGCGACCTCGTGATGAACCATTATCAAACCTTCGGCAGCGAACCGTTCGGCTACGCGATCGGGCCGATCAGGGAACGCGGCGATCCGACCGGAATCATCATTCACAACGGCTACATCGTCGCTGAATGGGGAGAGCCGCTTCGTGTAGACATGACTCACAGCGTGACCAAGAGCCTGCTTTCCAGCGTCGTCGGAATTGCCGTCGAGCGCGGCATGATCAGAAGCGTCGATGACGCCGTAAGGGAATATGTCGCACCGATACAGCTCTACGCCCCGCCCTCGACCACCAACAAATCGGATCGGCTCACCACGCCCGATCTGCTGTTGCCCTTTGAATCGCCGCACAACCGCACGATCACCTGGGACAATCTGTTGCGGCAGACCAGCGACTGGGAAGGCACGCTGTGGGGCAAGCCGGACTGGGCAGACCGGCCCGATGAGAATCCGGCGCAATGGACCACGCGGCCGCGCAACAGACCGGGCACCGTGTATAAATACAACGACGTCCGCACCAATGTCCTGGCGCTCGCAGCCCTCAATGTCTGGCGACGCCCGCTGCCGCAGGTGCTGAAGGAAACCATCATGGACCCGATCGGCGCCTCCAACAGCTGGCGCTGGTTCGGCTACGAGAATTCCTGGGTGGTGCTGGACGGCAGCCTGATGCAGTCGGTGACCGGCGGCGGCCACTGGGGCGGCGGCATGTATATCAATGCCTACGACATGGCCCGCTTCGGTTACCTAACGCTGCGTCGCGGCAAGTGGAAGGATCGTCAACTGCTCTCGGAGCAATGGATCGATCAGGCACGCACGCCGACCAGGCCGGAGCCGATCTACGGCTACATGAACTGGTTCCTCAACACCGACCGCAAGCGCTGGCCGAGTGCCCCGGCTACCGCTTTCGCCCATAGCGGCAACGGCACCAACCTGGTCTATGTCGATCCGGAGCACGATCTCGTGGCCGTGGTTCGCTGGATCGACGGTGAGGCGATCGACGGCTTCCTGAAACGGTTGCTCGCGGCCATCGATCACAGATAG
- a CDS encoding ABC transporter ATP-binding protein, which translates to MTHAIEVRNVYREFQQRSAMAGLRHKVRAVDGVTFSLPAGDVLGVVGESGCGKSTLARLIMGLLPPTSGEILVDGRSLAGMDRRERARLIQPVFQDPYSSLNPRQRIRDIVGLPLASQGNLPKAQQADRVMEMLARVGISSEMAERMPGQLSGGQRQRVAIARALVLHPRIVVCDEPTSALDVSVQAQILNLLAELRRELGLTYLFISHNLAVVEYIATEVAVMYLGRIVEQAPAQELFRTPTHPYTQALLASVLTPDPALGLPDVGLGDAYPDPTNIPPGCRFHPRCPSALAKCAATMPDNIRKDGRLVECLLAIPA; encoded by the coding sequence ATGACCCATGCGATCGAAGTCCGGAATGTCTACCGCGAGTTCCAGCAACGCAGCGCTATGGCAGGCCTCCGTCACAAGGTGCGCGCGGTAGACGGCGTCACGTTCTCGCTTCCGGCGGGCGATGTGCTGGGGGTGGTGGGCGAGTCCGGCTGCGGCAAGTCAACGCTTGCCCGTCTCATCATGGGCCTGCTGCCGCCGACCTCGGGCGAGATTCTGGTGGATGGACGCAGCCTGGCCGGCATGGATCGGCGCGAACGTGCCCGACTGATCCAGCCCGTGTTCCAGGACCCGTACTCCTCGCTCAACCCGCGCCAGCGTATTCGCGACATCGTCGGCCTGCCGCTGGCCTCCCAGGGCAATCTGCCGAAGGCGCAGCAGGCCGATCGCGTCATGGAGATGCTGGCGCGCGTTGGAATTTCCAGCGAGATGGCCGAGCGCATGCCGGGCCAGCTCTCCGGCGGCCAGCGGCAGCGTGTGGCCATCGCGCGTGCCCTCGTGCTGCACCCGCGCATCGTGGTGTGCGACGAGCCCACCAGCGCGCTGGATGTCTCCGTGCAGGCGCAGATTCTCAACCTGCTGGCGGAATTGCGGCGGGAGCTCGGACTGACCTATCTCTTCATCAGCCACAACCTGGCGGTGGTGGAATACATCGCCACGGAAGTGGCGGTGATGTACCTCGGCCGGATCGTCGAGCAGGCGCCGGCGCAGGAGCTGTTCCGCACCCCCACGCACCCCTACACACAGGCGCTGCTGGCCTCCGTGCTGACACCGGACCCGGCTCTCGGCCTTCCCGATGTCGGTCTGGGCGACGCCTACCCGGATCCCACCAATATCCCGCCGGGTTGTCGTTTCCACCCGCGTTGCCCGAGCGCATTGGCGAAATGCGCCGCTACGATGCCGGACAACATCCGCAAGGATGGCCGTCTGGTCGAATGTCTGCTGGCAATCCCGGCATAG